In Aquiflexum balticum DSM 16537, a single genomic region encodes these proteins:
- a CDS encoding PEGA domain-containing protein produces the protein MKRNSQMVQAFAIILSATIFLAGCGSTTMIQSKPDNAKVYLNGEYMGTTPYAHRDTKIVGSTTIVTLEKEGYQTFNTSFSRDEELDVGALIGGLFLLVPFLWIMKYKPFRNYEMKPEFGYEEKLNSETLLEINN, from the coding sequence ATGAAAAGAAATTCACAAATGGTTCAGGCTTTTGCAATTATCTTGTCAGCAACTATATTTTTAGCAGGATGTGGCAGTACCACTATGATTCAATCGAAACCTGATAATGCCAAAGTCTATTTGAATGGAGAATATATGGGTACTACCCCTTATGCCCATAGAGATACCAAAATCGTGGGCAGTACCACAATAGTAACCTTGGAAAAAGAAGGTTATCAGACTTTTAATACCTCATTCTCCAGAGATGAAGAATTGGATGTTGGGGCTTTGATAGGAGGGTTATTTCTTTTGGTCCCTTTTTTATGGATCATGAAATATAAGCCTTTTAGGAATTATGAAATGAAGCCTGAATTCGGTTATGAAGAGAAACTAAATTCAGAGACCCTTCTTGAGATAAATAATTGA
- a CDS encoding helix-turn-helix domain-containing protein, which yields MVSLRCILAVKEELRSLGIKFVNVSLGEVEIFEKITKNQMEELRRNLKHIGLELLEDKRNILINKIKNEVVTLIHHSESILKVNFSDHLSEQLGYDYTYLSNLFSDVMGITIQQFIIFNKIEKAKELLLYNELNLTEISYKLDYSSVSHLSNQFKKVTGLTPSYFKQMKELRRAQQK from the coding sequence ATGGTTAGCCTCCGGTGCATCCTGGCAGTCAAGGAAGAACTTCGGAGTTTGGGAATCAAGTTTGTCAATGTCAGTTTGGGTGAAGTTGAAATTTTTGAAAAAATTACTAAAAATCAAATGGAAGAACTAAGACGTAATTTGAAACACATCGGGCTGGAACTGCTTGAAGACAAAAGGAATATCCTTATCAATAAAATCAAGAATGAGGTCGTTACCTTGATCCATCATTCTGAAAGTATACTCAAAGTCAATTTTTCGGACCATCTCAGTGAACAGCTTGGATACGATTATACCTATCTATCCAATTTGTTTTCAGACGTCATGGGAATAACCATACAGCAGTTTATTATTTTCAATAAAATTGAAAAGGCAAAGGAACTGTTGTTATATAACGAACTTAACCTGACCGAAATCTCCTATAAATTGGATTACAGCAGTGTTTCCCATCTTTCCAACCAATTCAAAAAAGTAACCGGCCTTACCCCTTCTTATTTTAAACAAATGAAAGAATTGCGCCGGGCCCAGCAAAAATAA
- a CDS encoding cation diffusion facilitator family transporter: MKPINQEKKLLKFSVYGALFFAVLAVIWGVVENSKIILFDGIYSLISVGLSIISLITASYMQKQDFDRFPYGKEMIEPIIILGKFLVITILCLFSFFSGVSTLLSGGQEVNAGSGMIYSVLATAGCYLVYLYLKKKQKLNGSGLVDAESQQWLMDTFLSLAVLAGFVLSFGLGYSKYQNLQPFMDPLMVIIVSGYFLKVPITNMGRQIREVLDMKADDKYLDLCEEIVDDIEKKYKFQESFLRVSKSGPKLFIEIDFVVSPEAWQPSLSEQDQIREEILLQMQPISLKKWLNVAFTNNRKWAV; encoded by the coding sequence ATGAAACCTATAAACCAAGAAAAAAAATTACTGAAATTCTCTGTATATGGTGCTTTATTTTTTGCAGTGTTAGCCGTGATATGGGGAGTTGTCGAAAATTCTAAAATCATTTTGTTTGATGGGATTTATTCATTGATCAGTGTGGGGCTTTCGATTATTTCTCTGATTACGGCATCTTATATGCAAAAACAGGATTTTGATAGATTCCCTTATGGAAAGGAAATGATAGAACCCATTATTATTTTGGGTAAATTTTTGGTGATCACCATCTTATGTCTATTCTCTTTTTTTTCTGGGGTATCCACTTTATTGTCAGGAGGTCAGGAAGTCAATGCCGGATCAGGTATGATTTATTCTGTCTTAGCTACTGCAGGTTGCTATCTGGTCTATTTGTATCTGAAAAAAAAGCAAAAGCTGAACGGTTCCGGACTGGTGGATGCTGAATCCCAACAATGGTTAATGGACACTTTTTTAAGTTTGGCAGTATTGGCAGGTTTTGTTTTATCTTTTGGATTGGGTTATTCAAAATACCAAAACCTTCAACCCTTTATGGACCCGTTAATGGTCATTATTGTTTCAGGGTATTTTTTGAAAGTTCCCATCACCAACATGGGAAGGCAAATCCGTGAGGTACTAGATATGAAAGCTGATGATAAATACCTCGATCTTTGTGAAGAAATTGTGGATGACATTGAAAAAAAATACAAATTTCAGGAATCATTTCTAAGAGTATCCAAATCAGGCCCCAAACTTTTTATTGAAATTGATTTTGTTGTGTCTCCTGAAGCTTGGCAGCCCTCTCTTTCAGAACAGGATCAAATCAGGGAAGAAATACTCCTTCAGATGCAGCCAATTTCACTGAAAAAATGGCTTAACGTGGCATTTACAAATAATAGAAAGTGGGCGGTGTAA
- a CDS encoding thermonuclease family protein → MDAPESRRTGKKEIGYFGKEAASYAVKLLDGKKIRLEYDVTKYDRYKRTLAYVFLEDGTFLNAHLVENGYAMVMTVPPNVKYADLFVKLQNEARIQKRGLWAIP, encoded by the coding sequence GTGGATGCACCTGAATCGAGAAGGACAGGAAAGAAAGAAATCGGATATTTTGGCAAAGAAGCTGCTTCCTATGCAGTCAAATTATTGGATGGAAAAAAAATCCGCTTGGAATATGATGTGACCAAATATGACAGGTATAAAAGAACGCTAGCCTATGTCTTCTTAGAAGACGGCACTTTTCTAAATGCACATTTGGTCGAAAATGGCTATGCCATGGTCATGACTGTTCCACCAAATGTAAAATATGCAGATCTGTTTGTTAAGCTTCAGAACGAAGCCAGGATACAAAAAAGGGGATTATGGGCTATTCCATAA
- a CDS encoding alpha-amylase family glycosyl hydrolase, with product MESNKKQGMGSIVGEVGVTFRVWAPNADQVFVMGEFSDWREEQFPLDFEGEGYWARHVEEAKSGNEYKFLIINGDQRLYKNDPYALKLNHSNGNSIIYDPFHDWQDHEFRIAPFNELVIYEMHIGTFNREGLHEGEVGTFYSAVDKLDYLQELGINAIELMPVMEFSGDNSWGYNPCYPFAVETAYGGPDGLKHFIYEAHIRGIAVIMDVVYNHFGPSDLDIWQFDGWSENGYGGIYFYNDERARTPWGDNRPDFGRKEVRNYIRDNALMWLNAYQCDGLRLDATAIIRFIGWEIPYDKTVLEEGYFFLQELNEEIREKFPYKILIAEDLKADAIVTAPISKNGLGFHTQWGLGFADYVKRVLLEVNDRHRNLQLIVESLFFSFNNDVFQRVIFTESHDEVANGSSRLPEEIDPGNADGEYAKKKSTLGAITLFTSAGIPMIFQGQEFMTHGFFSDSEELNWEMQRENQGIFQMYRDLIWMRSGKNKDLVGLTGNQVQTLHFHQDNLVLAFSRTHLDFQDRPVIVILNFSSNEYFGYQVGIPFEAELDVKFNSGWKGYDEDFSDTTLLGVQIEGAFEGQDHSIKVDLPSFGGVILVRK from the coding sequence ATGGAAAGTAATAAGAAACAAGGAATGGGTTCGATAGTGGGTGAAGTTGGAGTGACATTCAGAGTCTGGGCACCCAATGCGGATCAGGTTTTTGTGATGGGAGAATTCAGTGACTGGAGAGAAGAGCAATTCCCGCTTGACTTTGAAGGCGAAGGTTATTGGGCGAGACATGTTGAAGAGGCCAAATCGGGCAATGAGTATAAATTTCTCATTATCAATGGTGATCAAAGGCTATATAAAAATGATCCTTATGCACTAAAACTTAACCACAGTAACGGAAATTCCATCATTTATGATCCATTTCATGATTGGCAGGACCATGAGTTCAGAATAGCCCCCTTCAATGAATTGGTGATCTATGAGATGCACATCGGGACATTCAACAGAGAAGGCTTACATGAAGGTGAAGTTGGAACTTTTTATTCTGCCGTGGATAAACTGGACTATTTACAGGAATTGGGGATCAATGCGATTGAACTGATGCCTGTGATGGAGTTTTCGGGTGACAATTCCTGGGGATATAATCCCTGTTATCCATTTGCCGTGGAAACAGCCTATGGTGGACCTGATGGATTGAAACATTTCATTTATGAAGCCCATATCAGAGGAATAGCAGTTATCATGGATGTGGTTTATAATCATTTTGGGCCATCGGATTTGGATATTTGGCAGTTTGATGGCTGGAGTGAAAACGGTTACGGGGGTATTTACTTTTATAATGATGAGCGGGCAAGAACACCATGGGGCGACAACCGTCCTGATTTTGGAAGAAAAGAAGTCAGAAACTATATCAGGGACAATGCCTTGATGTGGCTGAATGCCTATCAATGTGACGGATTGAGATTAGATGCTACTGCCATAATCAGGTTTATAGGTTGGGAAATCCCATATGATAAAACAGTCCTAGAAGAAGGATATTTCTTTTTGCAGGAACTAAATGAAGAAATCAGGGAGAAATTCCCATATAAAATCCTCATCGCAGAAGACCTCAAAGCAGATGCCATCGTAACTGCGCCTATTTCAAAGAACGGACTTGGCTTTCACACCCAATGGGGTTTGGGTTTTGCGGATTATGTCAAAAGGGTTTTGTTGGAAGTGAATGATAGGCATAGGAATCTTCAATTGATTGTCGAATCACTGTTTTTTTCCTTTAATAACGACGTTTTTCAAAGAGTTATATTTACAGAGTCTCATGATGAAGTAGCCAATGGGTCCTCCCGGCTTCCTGAAGAAATTGATCCGGGAAATGCCGATGGAGAATATGCAAAGAAAAAATCCACATTGGGTGCCATTACCTTGTTTACTTCAGCAGGCATTCCAATGATTTTTCAAGGTCAGGAATTTATGACCCATGGATTTTTTTCAGATTCAGAAGAATTGAATTGGGAAATGCAAAGGGAAAATCAAGGGATTTTTCAAATGTATAGGGATTTGATCTGGATGCGTTCTGGCAAAAATAAAGATTTGGTGGGTTTGACCGGAAATCAAGTTCAAACTTTGCATTTTCACCAGGATAATCTTGTATTGGCATTTAGCAGGACACATTTGGATTTTCAGGACAGACCAGTCATTGTCATTCTCAATTTTTCCAGCAATGAGTACTTTGGATATCAAGTCGGTATCCCCTTTGAAGCCGAACTTGATGTAAAGTTCAATAGTGGATGGAAGGGTTATGATGAGGATTTTTCTGATACAACCCTCCTAGGCGTACAAATTGAAGGAGCATTTGAAGGTCAGGACCATTCTATAAAAGTTGATTTGCCTTCTTTTGGAGGAGTGATTTTGGTGAGAAAGTAA